In Staphylococcus saccharolyticus, one genomic interval encodes:
- the mscL gene encoding large conductance mechanosensitive channel protein MscL, whose protein sequence is MLKEFKDFALKGSVLDLAVAVVMGAAFNKIVTSLVQYIIMPLIGKIFGSVDFAKDWSFWGIKYGLFIQSIIDFIIVAFALFIFVKMANTIMKKDDDEIEENTVLLTEIRDLLREK, encoded by the coding sequence ATGCTTAAAGAATTTAAAGACTTTGCACTTAAAGGAAGTGTACTAGATTTAGCAGTTGCAGTAGTTATGGGAGCTGCATTTAATAAAATTGTTACTTCCTTGGTTCAATACATAATCATGCCATTAATTGGCAAAATTTTCGGTTCTGTTGATTTCGCTAAAGACTGGTCTTTTTGGGGAATAAAGTATGGTCTTTTCATACAATCTATAATTGATTTCATTATTGTTGCTTTTGCTTTATTTATTTTTGTTAAGATGGCTAATACAATTATGAAAAAAGATGATGATGAAATTGAAGAAAATACTGTTTTATTAACAGAAATTAGAGATTTACTTAGAGAAAAATAA